One Micromonospora eburnea genomic region harbors:
- a CDS encoding helix-turn-helix transcriptional regulator, with protein sequence MPKTAGRLLAMLSLLQTRRDWPGTLLAERLDISLRTVRRDVDRLRELGYPIAAVKGPDGGYRLSPGTELPPLLFDDEQAVALTIALQVAAATLGDDTGEAAARALTTIRQVMPSRLRHRINALQITAVERPATRPAAPIDGDVLLAISSAVQAHEILRFDYGSETADRSPRRVEPHHVITWDGRWYLVAWDLDRSDWRTFRADQITLRIPNGPRFTPRELPGGGVTTFVTGRFRGADDGTIGWPCQGTAILDLPAATVALYTRDGIVEELGSDRCRITLGSWSWPSLAAAIARFDTEIEVVGPAELVGAFGHLARRFARTAAGPTPGRTS encoded by the coding sequence ATGCCGAAAACCGCCGGTCGACTGCTGGCCATGCTGTCGTTGCTGCAGACACGCCGCGACTGGCCGGGCACGCTGCTGGCCGAGCGGCTCGACATCAGCCTGCGGACCGTGCGCCGCGACGTCGACCGGCTGCGCGAGCTCGGCTACCCCATCGCCGCTGTCAAGGGCCCCGACGGTGGCTACCGGCTCAGCCCCGGCACCGAACTACCGCCGCTGCTGTTCGACGACGAGCAGGCCGTCGCCCTCACCATCGCGCTGCAGGTCGCCGCCGCCACCCTGGGCGACGACACCGGCGAAGCGGCAGCACGGGCGTTGACCACCATCCGGCAGGTCATGCCGTCCCGGCTCCGGCACCGCATCAACGCCCTCCAGATCACCGCCGTCGAACGGCCCGCCACCCGACCGGCCGCCCCGATCGACGGTGACGTGCTCCTGGCGATCAGCTCCGCCGTGCAAGCCCACGAGATCCTCCGCTTCGACTACGGCTCCGAGACCGCGGACAGGTCCCCGCGCCGTGTCGAGCCGCACCACGTCATCACCTGGGACGGACGCTGGTACCTCGTCGCGTGGGACCTCGACCGGTCGGACTGGCGCACCTTCCGCGCCGACCAGATAACCCTGCGCATCCCCAACGGACCCCGCTTCACGCCCAGGGAACTGCCCGGAGGCGGCGTGACCACCTTCGTCACCGGCAGATTCCGCGGCGCCGACGACGGCACCATCGGCTGGCCCTGCCAGGGCACCGCGATCCTCGACCTGCCGGCCGCCACCGTGGCCCTCTACACCCGCGACGGGATCGTCGAGGAGCTCGGCTCGGACCGTTGCCGGATCACTCTCGGCTCCTGGTCGTGGCCCAGCCTCGCCGCCGCCATCGCCCGCTTCGACACCGAGATCGAGGTTGTCGGCCCCGCCGAGCTTGTCGGCGCCTTCGGGCACCTCGCCCGCCGCTTCGCCAGGACCGCCGCCGGCCCCACTCCCGGCAGGACTTCTTGA
- a CDS encoding radical SAM protein gives MPSRTDLIEELMGRFPHVPREAVIKEDLLRGGLAFDESALTDNESGDVKPKSYFIFSFDHRTLPELGAAALRRPPEEIVLTGGPYGLRRTVVSVRINPDSPYRVRPDDDGRLMLFLDGRAISEVGLPPMPDYYRHTLANGKSVMEVAPTIQWGYLIYLTAFRVCQYFGAKEECQYCDINHNWRQHKKAGRPYTGVKPVDEVLEALAIIDKYDTTRASQAYTLTGGSITSKVEGLAEADFYGRYAQAIEERFPGRWIGKVVAQALPRADVQRFHDYGIRIYHPNYEVWDKRLFELYCPGKERYVGREEWHRRILDSAEVFGPRNVIPNFVAGVEMAAPHGFTTVDEAIDSTAEGLQYFMSRGITPRFTTWCPEPTTPLGRTNPQGAPLEYHIRLLEIYRAIMEANGLSSPPGYGPAGPGQAVFSVSSFMDTLPAEAAAPRN, from the coding sequence ATGCCATCACGTACCGATCTCATCGAAGAACTCATGGGGCGGTTTCCTCACGTGCCGCGCGAGGCGGTGATCAAGGAGGACCTGCTGCGCGGTGGCCTGGCCTTCGACGAGTCGGCGCTGACGGACAACGAGAGCGGTGACGTCAAGCCCAAGTCGTACTTCATCTTCTCGTTCGATCACCGGACACTGCCGGAATTGGGCGCCGCCGCCCTGCGCCGGCCGCCGGAGGAGATCGTGCTCACCGGGGGGCCGTACGGACTTCGCCGTACGGTGGTGTCGGTCCGCATCAACCCCGACTCGCCGTATCGGGTCAGGCCCGACGACGACGGGCGGCTCATGCTCTTCCTCGACGGACGGGCGATCAGTGAGGTGGGCCTGCCCCCGATGCCGGACTACTACCGGCACACGCTCGCCAACGGCAAATCGGTGATGGAGGTCGCCCCCACGATCCAGTGGGGCTACCTCATCTACCTGACCGCGTTCCGGGTCTGTCAGTACTTCGGCGCCAAGGAGGAGTGCCAGTACTGCGACATCAACCACAACTGGCGCCAGCACAAGAAGGCCGGCCGCCCGTACACCGGTGTCAAGCCGGTGGATGAGGTCCTCGAAGCGCTGGCAATCATCGACAAGTACGACACTACGCGGGCATCACAGGCATACACGCTCACCGGCGGCAGCATCACCTCCAAGGTCGAAGGGCTGGCCGAGGCCGACTTCTACGGCCGCTACGCACAAGCGATCGAGGAGCGGTTCCCTGGTCGGTGGATCGGCAAGGTGGTCGCCCAGGCTCTGCCGCGGGCCGACGTGCAGCGCTTCCACGACTACGGTATCCGGATCTACCACCCGAACTACGAGGTGTGGGACAAACGGCTCTTCGAGCTCTACTGCCCGGGCAAGGAACGGTACGTGGGCCGGGAGGAGTGGCACCGGCGCATCCTCGACTCCGCCGAGGTCTTCGGGCCGCGCAACGTCATCCCGAACTTCGTCGCCGGCGTCGAGATGGCCGCCCCGCACGGCTTCACCACCGTGGATGAGGCGATCGACTCCACCGCCGAGGGCCTCCAGTACTTCATGTCCCGCGGGATCACCCCTCGGTTCACAACCTGGTGCCCCGAGCCGACCACCCCACTCGGCCGGACCAACCCGCAGGGCGCACCGCTCGAATACCACATCCGACTTCTGGAGATCTACCGGGCGATCATGGAGGCGAACGGCCTGTCCAGCCCGCCCGGGTACGGCCCTGCCGGCCCCGGTCAGGCGGTCTTCTCGGTCAGCTCGTTCATGGACACCCTGCCCGCGGAAGCGGCAGCACCTCGAAACTGA
- a CDS encoding acyl-CoA carboxylase subunit epsilon: protein MNGPFRVLRGNPSEEELAALIIALATLTAGESPDEPRRDRVRWLTPPVRHRGPNAWRRGLTAF from the coding sequence GTGAACGGCCCGTTTCGCGTCCTGCGGGGAAACCCGAGCGAGGAGGAGCTGGCCGCGCTGATCATCGCTCTGGCCACCCTGACCGCCGGCGAGAGTCCGGATGAACCCCGACGCGACCGGGTCCGATGGCTCACCCCGCCGGTGAGGCATCGCGGTCCGAACGCGTGGCGGCGCGGCCTCACCGCCTTCTGA
- a CDS encoding VOC family protein, with protein MSISTTAHLNFRGNAREALEFYHSVFGGEIMVITYGDFGMPKDLPDASKVVWGQVASDDGFRVMAYDVPSQAGTGIAPVPSTRRENGMTLTGEPFFLSVRGETVEEVGALWEKLADGATVVEAYGPARWAPAFGMLTDRFGITWILDVAAQYANV; from the coding sequence ATGAGCATCAGCACCACCGCCCACCTCAACTTTCGGGGCAACGCCCGGGAGGCGCTGGAGTTCTACCACTCGGTGTTCGGCGGCGAGATCATGGTCATCACGTACGGCGACTTCGGGATGCCGAAGGACCTGCCCGACGCCAGCAAGGTCGTCTGGGGCCAGGTCGCGTCCGACGACGGCTTCCGCGTCATGGCCTACGACGTGCCCAGCCAGGCCGGAACTGGCATCGCGCCGGTGCCCTCGACGCGGCGCGAGAACGGCATGACGCTCACCGGCGAGCCGTTCTTCCTGTCCGTCCGGGGTGAGACCGTTGAAGAGGTCGGCGCGCTGTGGGAGAAGCTGGCTGATGGCGCCACCGTCGTCGAGGCGTACGGCCCGGCGCGGTGGGCACCCGCGTTCGGGATGCTCACCGACCGCTTCGGCATCACCTGGATCCTCGACGTCGCCGCCCAGTACGCCAACGTCTGA
- a CDS encoding AfsR/SARP family transcriptional regulator has product MLSLELLGPIRARRDEMVLAVPAGKTRTLLALLLLEPGAAVSRERMVGELWGDVTPPSAAANLRNYLSKLRLWLANSTHDDDGGRLLIQRRNGWQLALGDVPVEVDVFAFEKHLERARAAVRAGDPHTASGRLRRAVTLYRGAPMQDVPQGRMLSGRAGALTAKWLGAVEEYVAVLLELTQYEAARVVLHEFLAGQPYRERAWGQLMVACGNSGDVQGALRAYATARRGLVDGLGVEPSAELTNLYQQILRGEPAVRLAASAASAPRRAEPVCS; this is encoded by the coding sequence ATGCTGTCACTGGAGCTGCTCGGCCCGATCCGGGCGCGACGCGACGAGATGGTGCTGGCGGTTCCCGCTGGCAAGACGCGGACACTCCTGGCACTGCTGCTGCTCGAACCCGGTGCCGCGGTCAGCCGCGAGCGCATGGTCGGTGAGCTGTGGGGGGACGTGACGCCGCCGTCCGCCGCGGCGAATCTGCGCAACTACCTGTCCAAGCTGCGGTTGTGGTTGGCGAACAGCACGCACGACGACGACGGCGGCCGGCTGCTGATCCAGCGGCGCAACGGCTGGCAGCTGGCACTCGGCGACGTACCCGTTGAGGTGGATGTGTTCGCGTTCGAGAAGCACCTGGAACGGGCCCGCGCCGCCGTACGCGCGGGCGACCCCCACACGGCGTCCGGGCGCCTGCGCCGGGCGGTCACGCTGTACCGGGGCGCGCCGATGCAGGACGTCCCCCAGGGCCGGATGCTCTCCGGACGGGCCGGCGCCCTGACCGCGAAGTGGCTGGGTGCGGTCGAGGAGTACGTCGCCGTGCTGCTGGAGCTGACGCAGTACGAGGCGGCGCGGGTCGTGCTGCACGAGTTCCTCGCGGGGCAGCCGTACCGGGAGCGGGCGTGGGGGCAGCTGATGGTGGCGTGCGGCAACAGTGGTGACGTCCAGGGTGCCCTGCGCGCCTACGCCACCGCCCGTCGGGGCCTGGTCGACGGTCTCGGTGTCGAGCCGAGCGCCGAACTGACCAACCTTTACCAGCAGATCCTCCGGGGCGAGCCGGCGGTACGGCTGGCCGCCAGCGCCGCGTCGGCGCCACGCCGGGCCGAACCCGTGTGCTCGTAG